A single window of Achromobacter xylosoxidans DNA harbors:
- a CDS encoding helix-turn-helix transcriptional regulator, translating to MSRAERLLDLLQTLRRHRLPVSGHRLAADLGVSLRTLYRDIATLQAQGAEIEGEPGIGYVLRPGFMLPPLMFSTEEIEALVLGTRWVAGRSDPRLGQAAANALAKISAVLPRELRDELDAIPLLVGPSSWAVVDRVDLSQIRQAIRCEQKIAITYRDDKGADSERVIWPFALGFFDSVRIVMAWCELRQDFRHFRTDRIATLEPGQRYPRRRHALLKEWRAINAAECNGC from the coding sequence ATGTCCCGCGCCGAACGACTCCTGGACCTGCTGCAGACCCTGCGGCGCCATCGCCTGCCCGTCAGCGGCCACCGCCTGGCGGCCGACCTGGGCGTGAGCCTGCGCACCCTGTATCGCGACATCGCGACGTTGCAGGCGCAGGGCGCCGAGATCGAGGGCGAGCCGGGCATCGGCTACGTGCTGCGGCCCGGTTTCATGCTGCCGCCGCTGATGTTCAGCACCGAGGAGATCGAGGCCCTGGTGCTGGGCACCCGCTGGGTGGCCGGCCGTTCCGACCCGCGCCTGGGCCAGGCCGCCGCCAACGCGCTGGCCAAGATCAGCGCGGTGCTGCCGCGGGAACTGCGCGACGAACTCGACGCCATTCCGCTGCTGGTCGGCCCCAGCAGCTGGGCGGTGGTCGACCGGGTCGACCTGTCCCAGATCCGCCAGGCGATCCGCTGCGAACAGAAGATCGCCATCACCTACCGCGACGACAAGGGCGCCGACTCCGAGCGCGTCATCTGGCCGTTCGCCCTGGGTTTTTTCGACAGCGTGCGCATCGTGATGGCCTGGTGCGAACTGCGCCAGGACTTCCGCCATTTCCGCACCGACCGCATCGCCACGCTCGAACCCGGGCAGCGCTACCCGCGCCGCCGCCATGCCTTGCTCAAGGAGTGGCGCGCCATCAATGCGGCCGAGTGCAACGGCTGCTGA